The sequence TCGGCCTCGCCGCAGGCGTGGTCGCCGGGGGGCTGGGCACGGCGCTCGGCTACGCCGTGGTCACGCGGGTCATGAAGCAGGAGTGGACCTTCCTGCCCGCAACGGTGCTGCTCACCGTGCTCGGCTCCGTGGTCCTGACCCTGGCCGTGGGGCTTTTGGGCGTGCGCCGCGTGCTCGGCCAGAAGGCCGCGCCCATCCTGCGCAACGAATAGTCCCGGCCGGACTTCCGCAAAGCGTGACTTCGGGTTTCAATGCCCTGCCGCACAACGCATTGCCCCGGTCCGGCATTGTGGGCTATACGGAAGCATGCGCATCCGAACCAAGGTTCTTCTGACACTGCTGGCCATCTCGGTGGTGCCGCTGCTCCTCCTGCGCCTCGCGGGCCAGGAGGCCATGCGCTCCCTGGGCATGGACCTCGCGTTCAACATCTCTTCCACCCTCCTGGACAACGCGGAGGGCGACCTGACGCGCATGGTCGAGGACCACGCCCGCGTGCTGCACAGCGAGCGCCAGCTCATGGAGGCCATGCTGCGCACCCGCTCGGCCGAGGTCGAGAGCCTCATGGCCTCGCCGGAGAATCCGATGAACGCGTCGCTCGACTCCGAGAAGCCCGCCGTGCTTCCGCGGGGCCTGGACGAGACCTACTGCGCGCGCGACGACTCCGGCGACTGCATCTCCCTGAACCCGGACTTCGACGCCCTGACCCTGTTCCCGAGCGGCCGCGAGGCCGCAGACGGCAAGGTGGCGGACATCCCGCTGCAGCAGATCCTGCCGTACATGCGCAACCTGAGCGCCGCCATGAACGGGGCCGTCTTCTGGCAGACCATCCAGCCCAACGACGGGCCGACCATGGTCTACCCCGCCATCCGCTCGCTGCCGCGCTTCGTGCGCTTCCGCTCGCTCATGCCCATCGCCCCGCACACCTGCGAGGCGGGCACCCCGGTCTGGTCCGAGCCCACGCCCGACCCGGTCACCGGAACCCTCCTCATGACCATCTCGCGCTGCTACAACGACCTGCGCACCGGCAAGCCCGCGGGCGTGGTCAGCCTGAGCCTCCCCCTGCACGCCATACTGCGCCAGAACAAGAACGTGCGTGCCCTTTCCGGCCACACGGTGTCCATGATCGTGCGCGCGGAAAAGGGCACGGGCCGCCTGCGCATCATCGCCCGGGAGCAGAGCGCGTCCGACGGCGACCTGGACCTGGACGACCTGAAGCGCCTCGCGCGCTCGGCGCGCATGGGCGACCGCATGGACATGCGCCCGGAGGGGAGCAGGAGCCTCATGGGCGGCGCCCTGGGCAGGGGCATGGGGGGCCACCGCGCCTGGCACTGGTCCTCGGTGCCCAAGGAACTCTACGTCGAGAACGAGGACCCGGACGGCTACCTCTCCCTGGTCATGGACGTGGAAAAGGGGCGCTCCGGCGTCACGGCCATGTCCTACGAGGGCGACGAGAGCTTCTGGGCCTACGCGCCGCTCACCCCTTCGCACGGCACGGCGCTTCTGCTCATCGTGCCCAAGGGCGACGTCACCACGCAGGCCGACGACGCCAAGAACTACGTGGAGAGCCGCGTGCAGCGGCAGATCAGACTGACCGGGCTGTCCCTCTCCGGCGTGCTGGCCGCGGTCCTCATCCTGGCCTTCGTCCTGACCCGGTCGCTCACGCGGCGGGTGCAGGCCCTGAGCGAGGTGGCCACGCGCGTGGCCGCGGGCGACTTCACCGCCCGGGCGGGGCTGGACGGCAAGGACGAGATGGCCGACCTCGGCCGGACCTTCGACGCCATGATCCCGAAGCTCGAGGAGCGCCTCAAGCTCAAGCAGGCCGTGACCCTGGCCCAGGAGATCCAGCAGCACCTCCTGCCCCAGACCCCGCCCAAGCTGCCCGGCCTGGACCTGGCCGGAGCGGCGCTCTTCTGCGACGAGACGGGCGGGGACTTCTACGACTACGTGCGCTTCGCCCAGTCGCTCACCCGCATCGGCATCGTGGTGGGCGACGTCTCCGGCCACGGCGTGCCCGCCGCCCTGCTCATGGCCTCGGCCCGCGCGGCGATGCGCTCCTATCTCTTCGCCCCCGGCCGCGCCGCCAAGGCCGTATCCACGGTCAACAGCCTGGTCTCCGGCGATACCCAGGCCACGGGCCAGTTCCTGACCCTCTTCTACCTGGAGCTCGACACCGCGTCGTGCCAGGCGACCTGGGTGCGGGCGGGCCACGACCCGGCCATGCTCTACGATCCGGCCACCGGCCGCGTGGAGGAACTCGTGGGCGAGGGCACGGCGCTCGGGCTCGACGACGAGGCGGTCTACACCGCCTCGGAGCGCTCCCTCGCGCCCGGCCAGGTCATGCTGCTCGCCACGGACGGCGTCTGGGAGACGCGCTCCCCCGGGGGCGAGATGTACGGCAAGGAGCGGGTGCGCGAGCTCCTGGCGCAAAACGCCGGGCGCACGGCGGCCGAGATCATCGGCGCGGTGCTCACGGACCTCGGGCGCTTCCGGGACGGCCTGCCCCAGGAGGACGACGTGACCCTGGTCGTGCTCAAGCTGTTGGACGAATGCGGGGACTAGGCCGGAAAACGCGCGCGGACGGGAACACCCCGCGCAGGGAAACCGCAAGCGGGCGCGAAAATTCGACTCGAAAATTCGGCCCGAAAGTTCAGCCTGACGAATCCGATCTGAAAGGGATGGGGAGCGGCGGGGAGCGTCAGCTCCAGCGCACGATGACCGCGACGAGGATCACCGCGGCCACGATCCATTCGACATAGCGCAGGCGGCGCTGCGCCACGGGCCCGAGCCGGGGGCCGAGCCCCCGGCGCAGTCCCATGAGGATGTGGAAGAGGCCGAGCCACCAGGCCACCGTGATCCACAGGAACACGCCGACCACGAGCAGCACGCCGGCCAGTCCGCCCCGAAGGCGTGCGCGCCGGCTGGCCGCGTCCACTACTCGTCCTCTTTGGAGAGCCAGACGCGGAAGGCCTCGAGCTCCTCGGGCCACTTGGTGGCGGACAGGCGCAGCGCCAGGAACTCCTTGTAGATGGCGTCGAAGAACTCCACGCACTTCTCGTAGAGGTACATCTTCTCGAGGAACGCGCCGTCCGCGTCCTCGTCCTCGCCCGCCTTCTCGGTCTTGGGCGGCTTCACGGAATTGAGCGCGAAGTCCTCGGACTTCAGCTGCAGCGTCCAGCTCTCGCCGTCCTGGTCGAAGCGCAGCATGGCCTTGTTGACCTTCTTGCCGCGGCGAAGCCCGGCCTTGGCCTCGGAGAGCCGGGCGTGCGCGCCCGAGACCACGGCGGTCTCCTTGGAGTCGCCCTCGCCGCCCTGCACGGCCACGCGCTGTTCCATGTAGCAGGTGAAGTGCGCGCCCTCGGCCGTCTTGAACAGGCCGCCGCGGGCCTCGCCGGCGTACCAGAGCCAGGTCAGGAAATCCTGGCCCAGCAGGGCGCTCTCGCGGTCGGTCAACGTGTATTCGGTCATCTTTTTCTCCTCGGGAGAGGGGTTCGGAACGCGAAAAGCGCGTCCCTAGCCCGCGAAGTCGCTGGGCTCGAGGTTCTCGAGGCGGCTTACGGCCTCTTCCCCGAGCATGCGGCCGGCCAGGTAGAAGGGGGTCTGGGGCTCGAGCTGCAGCTCGAAGCTCTGCTGGAAGCAGTCCTCGAAGAGCTGGCGCACCTTGGTGTTGGTGGAGCCCAGGTAGACCGTGCGGCTCTGCATGTCCCAGACCACGTCGAAGACCGCGGGGATGGGCAGCATGCGGGCGCGCAGGCGCAGGGCCACCTGCTCCTTGATCTCCTTCTTGCGGGCCTTGGAGACGAAGCGCTTCTCGTCGTCCTTGATGGAGGCCTTGTATTCGCGGATGGCGATCTCCACGTGCTTCTTGAACACGGCCGGGGGCACGCGCCGGGTCTCCAGGCGCAGGAGCCAGACGAGGTAGTTGCCCTTTTCGGGCGGCGCGGCCTTCCACTCGGTGTCCAGCCAGTCGTCGAAGCAGGACCAGCCGAAGGAGCGTTCGTCGGCCGTGTGGTCGATGTCCTGGAATGCGTTCTTGCGCAACCGCTCGGGGATCTCGCGCCAAAGGCTCTCGGGCACGTCGCCCACGGGCAGGTAGCGGGTAAAGCTGAGGCTTGCGGACAAAAAGCCCATGCCGTCCTCCTTGATCAAAGTCGACCAGCCCTACCCCATTTGGTTCGCCCTTTCCAGCCCTCGGCCTGCACGGCCTGCCTCAGAACGATATTCGGCGGACTTCCAGGGACAGGCCGGGGTTTCCCCCGGACGCCTTGCCGGATTCCTCCGAAGCGACACGAAGGACCGTTTGGGGCAGACGCTTTCCGAGGAGACCGGCCGCCGTGTCGGCGGGATTCAGATCCGGCCGCCGTGGTGCACGCCTGGAGCCTTCGCGTGCACCGAAACGTCGAAAAATCGCAATATGCGCGCCATTGATTCATTTTAAACAATTTTGTTCAGAACGGATAATGTGGCTCTGGACGCTGCCTCCCAGCCTCCGGCATATGTCTCGGCAAACATCATTCGTGGAAAAACCCCCTTGTCAGGAGCCCGTTCTTGGGGCTATTGCTACTCGTTCTCAACATCCAGGCCGGAGGCCCCATGGGCGATGAAAGGAAAGAACGCCAAGCGATGGTCGAGGTGATCTGCCCGGTGTGCAAGCACACCGAGATCGTGCTCATTCCCAAGGAAGAAATCCCCAAATGTCCGAGATGCGGCAAGCAGATGCTGGTCAAGGAACTGCTCACCGAGGGCAAGTCCTACTAGCTCGTTGTCGCGGCAGATAACACAACCCAACGCAAAGGAGAGCACCATGCGCAAAGCGGTCAAGGTCCTCGGTCTGGTACTCATCTGCCTCTTCGTCGCGGCCCAGGCCATGGCTCAGGACATCAACCTGGCCAAGAGCTCCAGGCTCGAGAAGATCCTCCAGCGCGGCGAGTTGCGCGTCGGCTTCGAGGCGGGCTACGTGCCCTTCGAGATGACCGACAAGAACGGCAACTTCGTCGGCTTCGACATCGACATCGCCAAGGAAATGGCCAAGGCCATGGGCGTCAAGTTCGTGCCGGTCAACACCGCCTGGGACGGCATCATCCCCGCCCTGACCACGGACAAGTTCGACATCATCATGTCCGGCATGACCATCACCCAGGAACGCAACCTGAAGATCAACTTCGCCGATCCCTACATCGTGGTCGGCCAGACGATCCTCCTCTCCAAGAAGCTCGAGGGCAAGGTCAAGTCCTACAAGGACCTGAACGATCCCAAGTACGTGGTCACCTCCAAGCTCGGCACCACGGGCGAGCAGGCCGTCAAACGCATGATCCCCAAGGCCACCTACAAGTCCTTCGAGACCGAGACCGAGGCCTTCCTCGAGGTCGTGAACGGCAAGGCCGACGCCTACGTCTACGACATGCCCAACTGCGCCTTCCAGTACTCCCAGCAGGGCAAGGGCAAGGTCGTCTTCCTCGACAAGCCCTTCACCTACGAGCCCCTCGCCTGGGCCATCAACAAGGGCGACCCCGACTTCATGAACTGGCTCGACAACTTCCTGCGCCAGATCAAGAACGACGGCCGCTACGACGCCATCTACGACAAGTGGCTCAAGAACACCGATTGGGCCAAGGAAGTGCAGTAGGCGAACCCGCCTGAACCGGAGGGGCCGCAAGCGGCCCCTCCTTTTTTGCCGCACACGCGAAGCTTCGGACGAAACGCATGAGTCAGCCATCTCGGCACAGCCGCGCCTACCTCGTTTTCTGGAAGACGGCCTTCGTCGTCAGCCTGCTCCTCGTCTGCGGGGCGCTCTACTATTCCACCCAGAAGATCGACTACGTCTGGCGCTGGTACAGGCTTCCCCAGTATTTCATCGCCCACCAGGACATCGACGTCAAGACGGACATCCAGGGCGAGGTCGCGTCCATCATCTCCGAGGGCGCCAAGAGCGTCGTCGTGGTCAAGAGCGACAGCAGCAACGAGCAGGAGAAGTACACCGTCCCGACCAAGGGCCTGCGCGTCTCCAAGGGTGATGTCGTGTTCGTGGGCGACGTGCTCTCGCGCGTGCAGAAGACCGTGCCGGGCATCATGATCATGGCCACGTGGATGACGCTCTACATCAGCGCCATCTCCATCGTCATCGGCATCCTGCTCGGCATGTTCACGGGCCTCGCGCGCCTCTCGGAGAACCCGTTCCTGCGCTGGTGGTCCATCACCTACATCGAGCTCATACGCGGCTCGCCGCTGCTCGTGCAGATCTACATCTGGTATTTCGTGCTCGGTACGCTGATCAACAACCTGCTGGGCAAGGCGGGCATCCCCGAGATCCCCACGCTGTGGTTCGGCATCGCCTCCATGGCCGTGTTCAGCGGCGCCTACGTGGCGGAGATCGTGCGCGCGGGCATCCAGTCCATCCACCGGGGACAGCGCGAGGCCGCGAGAAGCCTCGGCATGAACTCCTACCAGGCCATGCGGCACATCATCCTGCCCCAGGCCTTCAGGCGTATCCTGCCCCCCCTGGCCGGACAGTTCATCAGCCTGGTCAAGGACTCCTCGCTGCTCGGCATCATCTCCATCCGCGAGCTGACCAAGGCCTCGCGCGAGGTCGTCACCGTGAGCCTGCAGCCCTTCGAGATCTTCTTCGTCTGCGCCCTGCTCTACCTCATGCTGACGTTCGGGCTCTCGCTCGCCACCAACTATCTGGAACGGAAGTTCATACAAGCATGATCAAGGCACAAAACGTCAGCAAAATCTTCTACGTGCCCCAGCGCCTGGTGGCGCTGAACAACGTCTCGGCCGAGATCGCCCGCGGCGAGGTGGTGGTCATCATCGGGCCCTCGGGCTCCGGCAAGTCCACCTTCCTGCGCTGCCTGAACCGGCTCGAGCACGCCGACGGCGGCCACATCTTCGTGGACGGCGTGGACATCCTGGACAAGAAGACCAACATCAACAAGGCGCGGGCCGAGATGGGCATGGTCTTCCAGTCCTTCAACCTCTTCCCGCACAAGACCGTGCTCGAGAACGTGACCATCGGCCAGACCGTGGTCCGGCAGCGGAACCGCCGCCAGGCAGAGGAGAAGGCCATGGCGCTCCTCACCCGCGTGGGCCTGGCCAACAAGGCCTCGGCCTACCCCGACAACCTCTCCGGCGGCCAGCAGCAGCGCGTGGCCATCGCCCGCGCCCTGGCCATGGACCCCAAGGTCATGCTCTTCGACGAGCCGACCTCGGCCCTGGACCCGGAGATGGTCGGCGAGGTGCTGGACGTCATGAAGAGCCTCGCGCGCGAGGGCATGACCATGGTCGTGGTCACGCACGAGATGGGCTTCGCCCGCGAGGTGGCGGACAGGGTGCTGTTCATGGACCAGGGGCAGATCCTGGAAGTCGGCACGCCCGAGCACTTCTTCAAGAATCCCGAGAACGACCGCACCAAGCTCTTCCTGAGCCAGATTCTCTAGCCGTCCGGCCACGCGCCCGGCCGCCCCATGAAGCGCGGCCGGGTCGGCCCGGCGCCCCGCCGGGTTCCCTTCACCTTCTCCCTGACCACGACGCAGACGAGCGAGGGCGCGAGAGGCGCACACGCGCCGATGCGCAGGCGCGTCCGCGGGTCGTCGTTCTCGGGCGTTCGGGATTCCTGCCGCAGATGACGGCAGGTGGCCGCAGATGGTTTCAGGGGAAGCCGGAAAGGCCGGGGGTCAGTCCAGGAGGTCCACGATCCGCTCGAACTCGGCGCGCAGGCGGGCGATGCCCGCGCGCAGCTCCTCGGGCGCGGCCTCAGCCGAGGTGTCCTCGA is a genomic window of Desulfovibrio sp. X2 containing:
- a CDS encoding SpoIIE family protein phosphatase, with protein sequence MRIRTKVLLTLLAISVVPLLLLRLAGQEAMRSLGMDLAFNISSTLLDNAEGDLTRMVEDHARVLHSERQLMEAMLRTRSAEVESLMASPENPMNASLDSEKPAVLPRGLDETYCARDDSGDCISLNPDFDALTLFPSGREAADGKVADIPLQQILPYMRNLSAAMNGAVFWQTIQPNDGPTMVYPAIRSLPRFVRFRSLMPIAPHTCEAGTPVWSEPTPDPVTGTLLMTISRCYNDLRTGKPAGVVSLSLPLHAILRQNKNVRALSGHTVSMIVRAEKGTGRLRIIAREQSASDGDLDLDDLKRLARSARMGDRMDMRPEGSRSLMGGALGRGMGGHRAWHWSSVPKELYVENEDPDGYLSLVMDVEKGRSGVTAMSYEGDESFWAYAPLTPSHGTALLLIVPKGDVTTQADDAKNYVESRVQRQIRLTGLSLSGVLAAVLILAFVLTRSLTRRVQALSEVATRVAAGDFTARAGLDGKDEMADLGRTFDAMIPKLEERLKLKQAVTLAQEIQQHLLPQTPPKLPGLDLAGAALFCDETGGDFYDYVRFAQSLTRIGIVVGDVSGHGVPAALLMASARAAMRSYLFAPGRAAKAVSTVNSLVSGDTQATGQFLTLFYLELDTASCQATWVRAGHDPAMLYDPATGRVEELVGEGTALGLDDEAVYTASERSLAPGQVMLLATDGVWETRSPGGEMYGKERVRELLAQNAGRTAAEIIGAVLTDLGRFRDGLPQEDDVTLVVLKLLDECGD
- the rdgC gene encoding recombination-associated protein RdgC gives rise to the protein MGFLSASLSFTRYLPVGDVPESLWREIPERLRKNAFQDIDHTADERSFGWSCFDDWLDTEWKAAPPEKGNYLVWLLRLETRRVPPAVFKKHVEIAIREYKASIKDDEKRFVSKARKKEIKEQVALRLRARMLPIPAVFDVVWDMQSRTVYLGSTNTKVRQLFEDCFQQSFELQLEPQTPFYLAGRMLGEEAVSRLENLEPSDFAG
- a CDS encoding transporter substrate-binding domain-containing protein, whose product is MRKAVKVLGLVLICLFVAAQAMAQDINLAKSSRLEKILQRGELRVGFEAGYVPFEMTDKNGNFVGFDIDIAKEMAKAMGVKFVPVNTAWDGIIPALTTDKFDIIMSGMTITQERNLKINFADPYIVVGQTILLSKKLEGKVKSYKDLNDPKYVVTSKLGTTGEQAVKRMIPKATYKSFETETEAFLEVVNGKADAYVYDMPNCAFQYSQQGKGKVVFLDKPFTYEPLAWAINKGDPDFMNWLDNFLRQIKNDGRYDAIYDKWLKNTDWAKEVQ
- a CDS encoding amino acid ABC transporter permease; translated protein: MSQPSRHSRAYLVFWKTAFVVSLLLVCGALYYSTQKIDYVWRWYRLPQYFIAHQDIDVKTDIQGEVASIISEGAKSVVVVKSDSSNEQEKYTVPTKGLRVSKGDVVFVGDVLSRVQKTVPGIMIMATWMTLYISAISIVIGILLGMFTGLARLSENPFLRWWSITYIELIRGSPLLVQIYIWYFVLGTLINNLLGKAGIPEIPTLWFGIASMAVFSGAYVAEIVRAGIQSIHRGQREAARSLGMNSYQAMRHIILPQAFRRILPPLAGQFISLVKDSSLLGIISIRELTKASREVVTVSLQPFEIFFVCALLYLMLTFGLSLATNYLERKFIQA
- a CDS encoding amino acid ABC transporter ATP-binding protein, encoding MIKAQNVSKIFYVPQRLVALNNVSAEIARGEVVVIIGPSGSGKSTFLRCLNRLEHADGGHIFVDGVDILDKKTNINKARAEMGMVFQSFNLFPHKTVLENVTIGQTVVRQRNRRQAEEKAMALLTRVGLANKASAYPDNLSGGQQQRVAIARALAMDPKVMLFDEPTSALDPEMVGEVLDVMKSLAREGMTMVVVTHEMGFAREVADRVLFMDQGQILEVGTPEHFFKNPENDRTKLFLSQIL